Proteins encoded within one genomic window of Bacteroidota bacterium:
- a CDS encoding TonB-dependent receptor, which translates to MIQRLSLLLLLAGLASSAWAQGRHYTLALRDVPLDQALETLVELTQINLLYGDEVGEARVYCRRDEVEAEELLRCIVESAGLDYYRLSSGTYVVIEQAEQAPRYGSLGGVVVDRETGEPLPGASVLLADASAGTASNGAGMFSFSSLEPGPYLVTASFIGYEPAADSVWVPADGRTRSRIALRPKAFAAAPVVVDGMQQRASAALVGEADLREGEAGAYAPGAPRAGRAVLGVGDRLFLADLHIQGGESGEHVTTLDGAPVFDPVALGRVLGAFNPLAVERVTVRKAGFGASHGSYTAGVIEMEQALPKAGFTATTQFDPYSANALVGFGGKSASGMVALRTSLWDVYRPGALDGALRRWNDVDPLLTSVLADGGPAQALAVQPHRHGSDVLFTDLHAAARVELGPFRTLRVSGYRGASEVETELVAAGFGTSDVPEQLSITRDRYRWTNTAGRVRYETMIGARALGHATLRASHHMLEHGYQTLDATEIGYTPEAGPVALAEAALRDALDARPMPDDGNRFTEWVAEAGLDYSLSPDHFVEVGLEGAVVDHAFHLDNPFLRPLRSESTLGRLAAFVTDRVQVSRRVTLDGGLRLTWVPDRSAVYAEPRLALRYDADAGAAVPYAVGLGAGLYRQFINQFDVTSVGPSALVPSVRFWLPVDASLVPPRALHLTAEGFVTPAPGWTVRGEGYYKHLPHLLALDYGALLTYQVDGETETEQASFVGDARGYAYGAGARVERESDRLRFSVGYDYSLSRRTFPSRFDERTQPTPWNQPHRLQANAALRLGRGFTAQMRGRGVWGRTWGYRQAYYDFLAVHASNALVGLPEDDTLPALYELDLGLGYSHRVAGTDVSIRFDVLNVLDRANVLDYSLRPVAENGYETVERTGFGIQPVITLRIGR; encoded by the coding sequence ATGATTCAGCGCCTCTCCCTTCTGCTGCTGCTGGCCGGCCTCGCTTCCTCGGCGTGGGCGCAGGGGAGGCACTACACGCTCGCGCTGCGCGACGTGCCGCTGGACCAGGCGCTCGAAACGCTGGTCGAGTTGACCCAAATCAACCTGCTGTACGGGGACGAAGTCGGCGAGGCGCGGGTCTACTGCCGGCGCGACGAGGTCGAGGCCGAAGAGCTGCTTCGCTGCATCGTCGAGAGCGCAGGGCTGGACTACTACCGCCTGTCGTCGGGGACCTACGTGGTCATCGAACAGGCGGAGCAGGCACCGCGCTACGGGAGCCTCGGCGGGGTCGTCGTGGACCGCGAGACCGGCGAGCCACTGCCCGGCGCGAGCGTACTCCTGGCCGACGCCTCAGCGGGGACGGCCTCGAACGGGGCCGGCATGTTCAGCTTCTCGTCGCTCGAACCGGGACCGTACCTCGTGACGGCCTCGTTCATCGGGTACGAGCCGGCCGCCGACAGCGTGTGGGTGCCGGCCGACGGGCGCACCCGCAGCCGGATCGCGCTCCGCCCGAAAGCCTTTGCCGCTGCCCCTGTCGTCGTGGACGGCATGCAGCAGCGCGCCTCGGCAGCCCTCGTCGGAGAGGCCGATCTCCGCGAGGGCGAAGCGGGGGCGTACGCGCCGGGCGCGCCCCGCGCCGGCCGTGCCGTGCTCGGCGTCGGCGACCGGCTGTTCCTGGCCGACCTTCACATCCAGGGCGGCGAGAGCGGCGAGCATGTGACGACGCTCGATGGGGCTCCCGTCTTCGACCCGGTCGCGCTCGGGCGCGTCCTCGGCGCGTTCAACCCCCTGGCGGTCGAGCGCGTGACGGTGCGCAAGGCGGGCTTCGGTGCCTCGCACGGGAGCTACACGGCCGGCGTCATCGAGATGGAGCAGGCTCTCCCGAAAGCCGGGTTCACGGCGACGACCCAGTTCGACCCCTACAGCGCCAACGCCCTGGTCGGCTTCGGCGGCAAGTCGGCCTCGGGGATGGTGGCGCTGCGGACGAGCCTGTGGGACGTGTACCGCCCAGGTGCCCTCGACGGCGCGCTCCGCCGCTGGAACGATGTCGACCCGCTCCTGACTTCGGTGCTGGCCGACGGAGGGCCGGCGCAGGCGCTTGCCGTGCAGCCGCACCGGCACGGGTCCGACGTGCTCTTCACCGACCTGCACGCCGCGGCACGCGTCGAGCTCGGGCCGTTCCGCACGCTCCGCGTCTCGGGCTACCGCGGCGCGAGCGAGGTCGAGACCGAACTCGTGGCGGCCGGCTTCGGGACGAGCGACGTGCCGGAGCAGCTCTCGATCACGCGCGACCGCTACCGCTGGACCAACACCGCCGGGCGGGTTCGCTACGAGACGATGATCGGGGCCCGGGCGCTCGGGCACGCGACGCTCCGGGCGAGCCACCACATGCTGGAGCACGGCTACCAGACCCTCGACGCCACCGAGATCGGCTACACGCCGGAGGCCGGACCTGTCGCCCTCGCCGAAGCTGCCCTGCGCGACGCCCTCGACGCCCGGCCGATGCCGGACGACGGCAACCGCTTCACCGAGTGGGTGGCCGAGGCCGGGCTCGACTACAGCCTCTCGCCCGACCACTTCGTCGAGGTCGGCCTGGAGGGGGCCGTCGTGGACCACGCGTTCCACCTCGACAACCCGTTCCTCCGCCCGCTGCGCAGCGAGAGCACGCTCGGGCGGCTCGCCGCCTTCGTCACGGACCGGGTCCAGGTCTCGCGGCGCGTCACGCTCGACGGCGGCCTCCGGCTGACGTGGGTGCCGGACCGCAGCGCGGTCTACGCCGAGCCGCGCCTCGCGCTCCGCTACGACGCCGACGCCGGCGCGGCCGTGCCCTACGCCGTCGGGCTCGGGGCGGGCCTGTACCGCCAGTTCATCAACCAGTTCGACGTGACGAGCGTCGGGCCGAGCGCGCTCGTGCCGAGCGTGCGGTTCTGGCTGCCGGTCGACGCCAGCCTCGTCCCGCCGCGCGCGCTCCACCTCACCGCTGAGGGGTTCGTGACGCCGGCCCCCGGCTGGACGGTGCGCGGGGAGGGCTACTACAAGCACCTCCCGCACCTGCTGGCGCTCGACTACGGCGCGCTGCTCACCTACCAGGTTGACGGCGAGACGGAGACCGAGCAGGCCTCCTTCGTCGGCGACGCGCGGGGCTACGCCTACGGGGCCGGGGCGCGCGTCGAGCGCGAGTCCGACCGCCTCCGGTTCAGCGTGGGTTACGACTACAGCCTCTCGCGCCGCACCTTCCCGTCGCGCTTCGACGAGCGGACGCAGCCTACCCCGTGGAACCAGCCGCACCGCCTGCAAGCCAATGCTGCCCTCCGCCTCGGCCGCGGCTTCACGGCCCAGATGCGCGGGCGCGGCGTGTGGGGCCGGACCTGGGGCTACCGCCAGGCCTACTACGACTTCCTCGCCGTCCACGCGAGCAATGCGCTCGTAGGCCTGCCCGAAGACGACACGCTGCCGGCCCTCTACGAACTCGATCTCGGCCTCGGCTACAGCCACCGCGTCGCCGGCACCGACGTCTCGATACGCTTCGACGTGCTCAACGTGCTCGACCGCGCCAACGTGCTCGACTACAGCCTGCGGCCCGTCGCGGAAAACGGATACGAGACCGTAGAGCGCACCGGGTTCGGCATCCAGCCTGTGATTACGCTTCGCATCGGGCGTTAA